In one Lolium rigidum isolate FL_2022 chromosome 3, APGP_CSIRO_Lrig_0.1, whole genome shotgun sequence genomic region, the following are encoded:
- the LOC124704594 gene encoding BTB/POZ and MATH domain-containing protein 5-like, translating into MDEDDVGGGGDASPQHAGDGAVEAERGGTGALAPRDVASSPTSSRSVTETVNGSHRFVIQGYSLAKGMGVGKHIASETFTVGGYQWAIYFYPDGKNPEDNSAYVSVFIALASEGTDVRALFELTLQDQSGRGKHKVHSHFDRSLESGPYTLKYRGSMWGYKRFFRRTALETSDFLKDDCLKINCTVGVVTSTMDYSRPHSLEVPDSDIGYHFGTLLDSQEGADIIFSVAGQKFHAHKLVLAARSSFFRSEFFDPESDEEKNESDTSDEIREIVIDDMEPKVFEAVLHFMYRDNLVSDEELSASSSDCSIFDTLAGKLLAAADKYELPRLRVLCESYLCKQISVNSVATTLALADQYHAMELKSVCLKFAAENLSAVIRTEGFSYLKDNCPSLQSEILRTVAGCEEECSSGGKSQSVWGQISDGGDTSGRRVRPRV; encoded by the exons ATGGACGAGGACGACGTGGGCGGCGGGGGCGACGCGTCGCCGCAGCACGCGGGCGACggggcggtggaggcggagcgcGGGGGCACGGGGGCGCTGGCGCCGCGGGACGTGGCGTCCTCGCCGACGAGCTCGCGGTCGGTGACGGAGACGGTGAACGGGTCGCACCGGTTCGTGATCCAGGGCTACTCGCTGGCCAAGGGCATGGGCGTGGGCAAGCACATCGCCAGCGAGACCTTCACCGTCGGGGGCTACCAGTGGGCGATCTACTTCTACCCCGACGGCAAGAACCCCGAGGACAACTCCGCCTACGTCTCCGTCTTCATCGCGCTCGCGTCAGAGGGCACCGACGTCCGCGCCCTCTTCGAGCTCACCCTCCAGGACCAGAGCGGCAGGGGCAAGCACAAGGTGCACTCCCACTTCGACCGCTCACTAGAGTCCGGCCCGTACACGCTCAAGTACCGCGGATCCATGTG GGGTTATAAAAGGTTTTTCCGGCGTACTGCCCTTGAGACATCGGACTTTCTTAAAGATGATTGCTTGAAGATAAATTGCACTGTGGGCGTTGTGACATCAACCATGGATTACTCTAGGCCACATTCATTAGAGGTTCCGGATTCTGACATAGGCTACCATTTTGGAACGCTTTTGGACAGCCAGGAGGGTGCAGATATTATTTTCAGTGTAGCAGGACAGAAGTTTCATGCTCATAAGTTAGTGTTGGCTGCCCGGTCTTCTTTTTTTAGATCTGAATTTTTTGATCCTGAATCAGATGAAGAGAAAAATGAGTCTGACACAAGTGACGAAATCAGAGAGATTGTCATCGATGACATGGAGCCAAAAGTGTTTGAG GCTGTGCTTCATTTTATGTACAGGGACAATCTTGTTAGTGATGAGGAATTGTCTGCTTCAAGCTCAGATTGTTCTATCTTTGATACTTTGGCTGGGAAGTTGTTGGCTGCAGCAGACAAATATGAGTTGCCAAGGCTAAGAGTGCTATGTGAGTCTTACTTGTGCAAGCAGATTTCCGTGAACTCTGTGGCAACTACTCTAGCTCTGGCTGATCAGTATCATGCTATGGAGCTTAAGTCTGTTTGCCTAAAATTTGCTGCTGAGAACCTTTCAG CTGTAATCCGGACCGAAGGATTCAGTTACCTCAAAGACAACTGCCCGTCGCTGCAGTCGGAGATACTGAGGACAGTGGCAGGGTGCGAGGAAGAATGCAGCAGCGGCGGGAAGAGCCAGAGCGTGTGGGGGCAGATCTCGGACGGCGGCGACACCAGCGGGCGCAGAGTGAGACCGAGGGTCTGA
- the LOC124704593 gene encoding probable zinc metalloprotease EGY1, chloroplastic → MAAAAAALASSPLAHLTAAARLRLPKPRASPSCSRWGCPRGAYLDWRPLRRCDRMRRFSVDEGGGGGGEADGEKRSDEEPAAAAVEAKAEEVASERSRSGSFSSSSSPSSVTPGVSSEPSLLSFSVDSIDTVKLLELLGPEKVDPDDVKAIKEKFFGYTTFWLTREEPFGDLGEGVLFVGNLRGNKEEIFGKLQRQLRELTGDKYNLFMVEEPNSEEDDPRGGPRVSFGLLRREVSEPGPTTLWQYVISMLLFLLTVFSCIELGIASKISSLPPDIVSYFTDPNATGPPPDMQLLLPFVESALPVAYGVLAIQLFHEVGHFLAAYAKDVKLSIPFFIPNFTLGTFGSITQFKSILPDRKTMYDISMAGPLAGAALSFSMFSVGLWLSSNPAATSDLVQVPSNLFQGSLLLGLLSRAILGYSALHAATVLIHPLVIAGWCGLTTTAFNMLPVGCLDGGRALQGAFGKSALFGFGLTTYSLLGLGVLGGPLSLPWGLYVLLCQRTPEKPCLDDVSDVGTWRRSALIASVFLVVLILIPVWDELAEDLGVGLVNTF, encoded by the exons atggcggccgccgccgcggcgctcgCGAGCTCGCCCCTCGCCCACCTCACCGCCGcggcccgcctccgcctccccaaGCCCAGGGCCTCCCCGAGCTGCTCGCGGTGGGGATGCCCCAGAGGCGCCTACTTGGACTGGAGGCCCCTGAGGCGGTGCGACCGGATGCGGCGCTTCTCCgtcgacgagggcggcgggggcggcggggaggcggACGGGGAGAAGCGGAGCGATGAGGAGCCGGCTGCAGCGGCGGTGGAAGCCAAGGCGGAGGAGGTAGCCTCGGAGAGGAGCCGGTCGGGAAGCTTCTCTTCCTCGTCATCCCCTTCGTCCGTG ACTCCTGGTGTATCGAGCGAGCCTTCACTTTTGAGCTTCAGTGTGGATAGCATCGATACAGTTAAGCTATTGGAGCTCCTAGGCCCAGAAAAGGTTGATCCAGACGATGTCAAGGCTATTAAGGAGAAGTTTTTTGGCTACACAACGTTTTGGttgacaagggaagagccttttggCGATCTTGGGGAAGGAGTCCTTTTTGTTGGGAATCTCCGAGGGAATAAAGAGGAAATCTTTGGAAAACTTCAACGGCAGCTACGTGAACTTACAGGTGACAAATACAATCTTTTCATGGTGGAGGAGCCCAATTCAGAAGAGGATGACCCACGTGGGGGACCCCGTGTTAGTTTTGGTTTGCTTAGAAGAGAAGTTTCTGAGCCTGGACCTACTACCCTCTGGCAATACGTTATTTCCATGCTACTTTTCCTTCTCACTGTGTTCTCCTGTATTGAGTTAGGAATTGCATCAAAG ATCAGCAGTCTTCCACCAGATATTGTTTCATATTTCACTGACCCAAATGCTACTGGACCCCCGCCCGACATGCAACTTTTACTTCCATTCGTGGAATCAGCTCTTCCAGTGGCTTATGGTGTACTGGCCATCCAACTGTTTCAT GAAGTTGGACACTTTTTGGCAGCATATGCAAAGGATGTGAAACTGAGCATTCCTTTCTTCATTCCGAACTTCACTCTTGGAACTTTTGGTTCAATTACTCAG TTCAAATCCATTCTACCAGATCGAAAGACCATGTATGACATATCAATGGCTGGTCCTTTGGCTGGGGCTGCACTTTCTTTCTCAATGTTCTCTGTAGGCTTGTGGCTCTCCTCAAACCCTGCTGCGACAAGTGATTTAGTTCAAGTACCCAGCAATCTATTCCAAGGTTCTTTATTGCTTGGACTTCTTAGCAGAGCAATACTTGGCTACAG TGCTCTGCATGCTGCTACAGTTTTGATCCACCCTCTTGTGATTGCCGGCTG GTGTGGTTTAACGACTACAGCCTTTAATATGCTTCCTGTTGGATGTCTTGATGGTGGAAGAGCTTTACAG GGTGCATTCGGCAAAAGCGCTttgtttggatttggtttgacaaCGTATTCATTGCTTGGACTTGGAGTG CTTGGAGGGCCGTTATCTCTTCCTTGGGGGCTATATGTGCTACTATGCCAG AGAACACCTGAAAAGCCATGCTTGGACGATGTGAGCGACGTCGGCACCTGGAGGAGGTCCGCCTTGATAGCTTCGGTGTTCCTCGTCGTACTGATTCTCATCCCTGTGTGGGATGAACTCGCGGAGGACCTAGGCGTAGGGCTTGTGAACACGTTCTGA